From a region of the Mesomycoplasma ovipneumoniae ATCC 29419 genome:
- the aspS gene encoding aspartate--tRNA ligase has product MYNSKNLSKDQIGNIVSIQGWVQNIRKIKSKTFVVIRDYHGIFQVIIDENTKKVDKYSKESVVRVEGILSLRSNPNTKIHNGDLEINAINFETLSFSQPIPFEIHNEAHANEDLRLEYRFLDLRREVMQKNLTFRYKVFHYIRSFLFENNFIEIETPILSKSTPEGARSFLVPTRQKGKFFALPQSPQIYKQLLMVSGFEKYFQFARVFRDEDLRKDRQFEFCQLDLEFGFSNFEKISNQIENLIKYLWEKIYSNSNIEFPRLDYDFVIDKYGTDKPDLRFENKLFSLDFLDGQDPLFQGKTRGIFLENVLISKADYRIFSEKIRQHNANRLLYIHIESGKILYFSFKTDESVLKSKLESWLLDNNYQNGTLFLISDNYQETSLALGALRNLLAQKYDLIINKNEFKFAWIINWPLFELDSNQQITSAHHPFTAPVVENIEFLDTDPIKVRAQSYDLVLNGFELGSGSIRINNSELQSKIFRILGLNQDQINLQFGSLLKAFNFGVPPHGGFAFGLDRLIMILLQTNSIRDVIAFPVNSKGLDLLLNSPSSINPESLSEYNIKISVIDKE; this is encoded by the coding sequence ATGTATAATTCAAAAAATTTATCCAAAGATCAAATTGGAAATATAGTCTCAATTCAAGGCTGAGTCCAAAATATTCGTAAAATTAAAAGTAAAACCTTTGTGGTAATCCGTGATTATCACGGAATTTTTCAAGTAATTATTGATGAAAATACCAAAAAAGTCGATAAATATTCAAAAGAATCTGTTGTCCGTGTTGAAGGTATTTTATCACTAAGAAGCAATCCAAATACAAAAATTCATAACGGTGATCTTGAAATAAACGCAATAAATTTTGAAACACTTTCATTTTCACAGCCAATTCCGTTTGAAATTCATAATGAAGCTCACGCCAATGAAGATTTACGTTTGGAATACCGATTTTTAGATTTACGCCGTGAAGTAATGCAGAAAAATTTGACTTTTCGCTATAAAGTTTTTCACTATATTCGCTCTTTCCTTTTTGAAAATAATTTTATTGAAATTGAAACTCCGATTTTGTCAAAATCAACACCTGAAGGAGCGAGATCTTTTTTAGTTCCTACTCGACAAAAAGGAAAATTTTTTGCCTTACCGCAATCACCTCAAATTTATAAGCAACTTTTAATGGTTTCTGGATTTGAAAAATACTTCCAATTTGCCCGTGTTTTTCGCGATGAGGATCTAAGAAAGGACCGCCAATTTGAATTTTGTCAACTAGATTTAGAATTTGGTTTTAGTAATTTTGAAAAAATCTCCAATCAAATTGAAAACCTTATAAAATATTTGTGAGAAAAAATTTACTCTAATTCAAACATTGAATTTCCGCGGCTTGACTATGATTTTGTAATTGACAAATATGGAACCGATAAACCTGACTTGCGATTTGAAAATAAATTATTTTCACTTGATTTTCTTGATGGTCAAGACCCACTTTTTCAAGGTAAAACTCGTGGAATTTTTCTTGAAAATGTTTTAATTTCAAAAGCAGATTACCGAATTTTTTCTGAAAAAATAAGACAACATAATGCAAACAGACTTTTATACATTCATATTGAGTCTGGAAAAATTTTGTATTTTTCTTTTAAAACTGATGAATCTGTCTTGAAATCTAAGCTTGAAAGTTGACTATTAGACAACAATTATCAAAACGGAACTTTATTTTTAATTTCTGATAATTATCAAGAAACATCATTAGCTCTTGGGGCTTTACGGAATTTATTAGCACAAAAATACGACCTTATTATCAATAAAAATGAATTTAAATTTGCCTGAATTATTAACTGACCACTTTTTGAACTTGATTCAAATCAGCAAATAACTTCTGCTCACCACCCTTTTACAGCGCCTGTTGTTGAAAATATTGAATTTTTAGATACTGACCCTATAAAAGTTCGCGCTCAGTCTTATGATCTTGTGCTTAATGGTTTTGAACTTGGTTCTGGTTCAATAAGAATTAATAATTCTGAATTACAAAGTAAAATTTTTAGAATTTTAGGTCTTAATCAAGATCAGATTAACCTTCAATTTGGCAGTCTTTTAAAAGCTTTTAATTTTGGAGTCCCACCTCATGGAGGCTTTGCTTTCGGTCTTGACCGTCTAATTATGATTTTATTACAAACTAACTCAATTCGTGATGTTATTGCTTTTCCAGTAAATTCAAAAGGTTTGGACTTATTGCTAAATTCACCTTCATCAATAAATCCTGAGTCATTATCTGAATACAATATCAAAATTAGTGTCATAGATAAAGAATAA
- the hisS gene encoding histidine--tRNA ligase: MKSFLNSSPKGTYDIVEQESEIFLKIRNIFFQYAGKFNFAYIETPIFEYAEIFEKTSQDSDVVTKELYKFLDKSNRQLALRPEGTAPIMRAIWQHKLHQVEKKFFYFGPMFRYEKPQKGRFRQFYQAGFEITNYKPESFFLQVLEVILLVIKILENLKIQNYQLKINYLSNSQTRQEYSKALSQYFEKYIDKLEPISKLRIKNNPLRILDDKIEYSKDFVKSAPKISDFWSTEDKKNFNSIISIFEKFKINYVIDYSLVRGLDYYDEFVFEFIDNGKILGSKLTFAGGGCYNNLPQKFGMSNFKSIGVAFGIERLIEIFKSNSPTKLTNLDFYLIGFSKDEILKNFELAILLREQNFRVDLNKSPLSIKDGFQKAKKSGAKFAFFFEKDEQPGQISIKNLQTSINKVISLLNIDFKFLKTLIDGETHV; encoded by the coding sequence ATGAAATCATTCTTAAATTCAAGTCCTAAGGGTACTTATGATATTGTTGAGCAAGAAAGTGAAATATTCCTAAAAATCCGTAATATTTTTTTCCAATATGCTGGAAAATTTAATTTCGCATATATTGAAACACCAATTTTTGAATATGCAGAAATTTTTGAAAAAACTAGTCAAGATTCAGATGTAGTAACCAAAGAACTCTATAAATTTTTAGATAAATCAAATCGACAATTAGCTTTAAGGCCAGAGGGAACTGCGCCAATCATGCGAGCAATTTGACAGCACAAATTGCACCAAGTTGAAAAAAAATTTTTTTATTTTGGTCCCATGTTTCGCTATGAAAAACCACAAAAAGGACGTTTTCGTCAGTTTTATCAAGCCGGATTTGAAATTACTAACTATAAACCAGAGTCATTTTTTTTACAAGTTTTAGAAGTTATTCTTTTAGTTATTAAAATTCTTGAAAATCTTAAAATTCAAAACTACCAACTTAAAATTAATTACCTTTCAAATTCACAAACAAGACAAGAATATTCTAAAGCTTTAAGTCAATATTTTGAAAAATATATCGATAAACTCGAGCCTATCTCTAAATTGCGCATTAAAAATAATCCTTTGAGAATTCTTGATGACAAGATAGAATATTCTAAAGATTTTGTTAAATCAGCCCCAAAAATAAGTGACTTTTGATCAACAGAGGATAAGAAAAATTTCAATTCAATAATTTCAATTTTTGAAAAATTTAAAATTAATTACGTGATTGACTACTCATTAGTTCGAGGGCTTGATTATTATGATGAATTTGTTTTTGAATTTATTGATAATGGCAAAATTTTAGGTTCAAAATTAACATTCGCTGGTGGAGGTTGTTATAATAATTTACCACAAAAATTTGGGATGTCTAATTTTAAAAGTATCGGGGTTGCCTTTGGAATTGAGCGTCTAATAGAAATTTTTAAATCTAATTCCCCTACTAAATTAACAAATTTAGATTTTTATTTAATCGGCTTTAGTAAAGATGAAATTCTTAAAAATTTTGAACTTGCAATTTTACTCCGCGAGCAAAATTTTCGAGTTGATTTAAATAAATCGCCTCTATCAATTAAAGATGGATTCCAAAAAGCAAAAAAATCAGGTGCAAAATTTGCTTTTTTCTTTGAAAAAGACGAACAACCTGGCCAAATATCAATCAAAAATCTTCAAACATCTATTAATAAAGTAATTTCACTTTTAAATATTGATTTTAAATTTTTAAAAACACTTATAGACGGAGAAACTCATGTATAA
- a CDS encoding ABC transporter ATP-binding protein — protein sequence MIKIQNLTKKIDDRFIFSSLNLEIPSNKVTFVVGESGIGKTTLINLIAGFTKKDSGNISFFDENGSEIKKPLVDVVFQDFNLIEKITSNDNILIGNNVINKLLDKNALNQNANLMSIKTEQLEQKVNNLSGGERQRIAILRSLSRDSSFILLDEPTRNLDIENAKIVFENLANISKNKTILVVSHNLDLAKKYADKIVYIEKNKISEEIFDKNGQNQSLITKDTAKNSDLNYQKTAKNSKLSKIKQEFKTGFLLTITDFKSKLTSSILFLLLFLTSFFGTLLFGVLNLNISSTNLQNTIEYQLDSVVITKKSNAEINTFSTNEITKLKEDNPKIVKIVPIFSFPKVTFTYGDKVEFDSSVDYIDESDFFKNRFIFDNKNLVGRNIQNKDEVIISKSLATKFNIEQPNNQKISVTSFRNTAVDLKVVGISSLSTLDRLNFSFLHHKFFELAKPVQKNNGPNENLDNNKPEKIDPWVLKLYFNIDDDLANNIENFAKNNKEFEVQSSLGGITKSILNTQSFTNIVIGAILVLFVIILLIQTVFYGKNLSDSKMKLIGILKALNAKTWQIFFYHWLNIIIISLFILFINSVVFIPSMGKIYTAIIGQDILLPSLSQVGALLIIIWLIMFGSISVIYLIISWLSYRKPVIKLLKFEQF from the coding sequence ATGATAAAAATTCAAAATTTAACAAAAAAAATTGATGATAGATTTATTTTTAGTTCACTAAATCTTGAAATTCCTTCGAACAAAGTAACTTTTGTAGTTGGTGAATCCGGAATTGGTAAAACAACTCTTATTAATTTAATTGCAGGTTTTACAAAAAAAGATAGTGGAAACATTTCTTTTTTTGATGAAAATGGTTCTGAAATTAAAAAACCATTAGTTGATGTTGTTTTTCAAGATTTTAATTTAATTGAAAAAATTACATCTAATGACAATATTTTAATAGGAAATAATGTAATAAATAAACTTTTAGACAAAAATGCATTAAATCAAAATGCAAATTTAATGTCGATAAAAACTGAACAACTTGAACAAAAAGTAAATAATTTATCTGGCGGCGAAAGGCAAAGAATTGCAATTTTACGCTCACTTTCACGTGATAGTAGTTTTATATTGCTTGATGAACCAACAAGAAATTTAGATATTGAAAATGCAAAAATTGTATTTGAAAATTTAGCTAATATTTCCAAAAATAAAACTATTTTAGTAGTCAGTCATAACCTTGATTTAGCAAAAAAATATGCCGACAAAATTGTTTATATTGAAAAAAACAAAATTTCTGAGGAAATTTTTGACAAAAATGGCCAAAATCAGTCCTTAATTACTAAAGACACAGCTAAAAACAGCGATTTAAACTATCAAAAAACAGCTAAAAATTCAAAACTTTCAAAAATTAAACAAGAATTTAAGACAGGTTTTTTATTAACAATCACAGATTTTAAATCAAAACTTACTTCAAGTATTTTATTTTTATTGCTTTTTTTAACCAGTTTTTTTGGGACATTATTATTTGGGGTCTTAAATTTAAATATTAGCAGCACTAATTTGCAAAACACGATTGAATATCAATTAGATTCGGTTGTAATAACCAAAAAATCAAATGCAGAAATAAACACATTTTCTACTAATGAAATCACAAAACTTAAAGAAGATAACCCAAAAATTGTAAAAATCGTTCCTATTTTTAGCTTTCCTAAGGTTACTTTCACTTATGGCGATAAAGTAGAGTTTGATTCTTCTGTTGACTATATCGATGAAAGTGATTTTTTTAAAAATAGATTTATTTTTGACAACAAAAATTTAGTAGGCAGAAATATTCAAAACAAAGATGAAGTAATAATTTCAAAATCGCTGGCAACAAAATTTAATATAGAACAACCAAACAATCAAAAAATTAGTGTCACAAGTTTTCGAAACACAGCCGTAGATCTAAAAGTAGTTGGTATAAGTAGTTTATCTACTTTAGATAGATTAAATTTTAGCTTTTTACATCATAAATTTTTTGAACTAGCAAAACCTGTCCAAAAAAACAACGGGCCAAATGAAAATCTTGACAACAATAAGCCAGAAAAAATTGACCCTTGAGTATTGAAACTGTATTTTAATATTGATGATGATTTAGCTAATAATATTGAAAACTTTGCTAAAAACAACAAAGAATTTGAAGTCCAATCGTCTCTAGGTGGAATAACAAAATCAATATTAAATACACAATCATTTACAAATATAGTTATTGGTGCTATTTTAGTTTTATTTGTTATAATTTTGCTAATTCAGACAGTCTTTTATGGTAAAAATCTGAGTGATTCAAAAATGAAATTAATTGGAATTCTTAAGGCACTAAATGCTAAAACCTGGCAAATTTTCTTTTACCATTGACTAAATATTATTATAATTTCACTCTTTATTTTATTTATTAATTCAGTTGTTTTCATTCCGTCAATGGGAAAAATTTATACCGCAATAATTGGCCAAGATATTTTACTACCCTCACTGAGCCAAGTTGGCGCTTTACTTATAATAATATGACTTATAATGTTTGGATCTATTTCGGTAATTTACCTAATAATTTCTTGACTAAGTTATCGTAAACCGGTAATTAAATTGCTAAAATTTGAGCAATTCTAA
- a CDS encoding ATP-binding cassette domain-containing protein has translation MIKIQNLSKKFNNKIIFNSINLEIPSNKITFIVGKSGIGKTTLINLIAGFTKKDSGQISFFKNGNEIENPLVDVVFQDFNLIESLSIKNNILIANHILNRYVENNQIENEASVININSQKLNRLAKNLSGGEKQRAAFLRSSSRNADFILLDEPTGNLDKENSIALLDLLVKISQNKTVLVVSHNLELAKKYADQIIYVEKENIQSIENKDKPQQNLQESTNNFLANSENKVYRKPSFYQKAKVALLLSFADFRSKITTFILVLLSFLAMIFGVVLFVNLNISAKNINFDNVVQYNLDTLNVSEKGLSSLNINELEKLKKENPKIEKIIPIYTHLQSFEFSYDDKKVSTGPIFPVDESDFFKNRFADIIKSQKFNNNFISNQDEVILPEKIINQLQITNPIGKKIKISFSKHFEEVKIVGVIEEKSFDQPLLSLIHTNKLKTTFEKGYKERSKNFNRFDILPDNYYSLDSRTSGTNDNTTIIDPTITKSFYQNSSQVNSINLTKGNLPQSFDEIAVSSNITSKIGKLIEINTTFRSCYIFKVVGIFDADKTTNNASEEPENVVIFNSEIENFFSQVQPSEFLVFFNHENLYNNIQDFLDKYSKSGVERYYSTSGGIDELRHSLFASQFTLIAIIFASIIVLGITLLIFISVYAVNLSNFKKKSIAVLKSLGGKTLEIFMYHWLNLIIISVFVFFVGIILSTLIVPEIYKIVLNQNLFQPDYSQIIVIFLLTWLISFVSMSFIYLLISYKTYRKDVATLLR, from the coding sequence ATGATAAAAATTCAAAATTTATCAAAAAAATTTAACAATAAAATTATTTTTAATTCAATAAATCTCGAGATTCCTTCAAATAAAATAACCTTTATTGTTGGAAAATCAGGGATTGGGAAAACCACCCTGATTAACTTAATTGCTGGCTTTACAAAAAAGGATAGTGGTCAAATTTCTTTTTTTAAAAATGGTAATGAAATTGAAAATCCTTTGGTAGACGTTGTTTTTCAAGATTTCAATTTGATAGAATCACTTTCAATTAAAAATAATATTTTAATTGCAAATCATATTCTAAATCGTTATGTTGAAAATAACCAAATTGAAAACGAAGCTAGTGTAATTAACATAAATAGTCAAAAATTAAATCGATTAGCTAAAAATTTATCAGGTGGCGAAAAGCAAAGAGCTGCATTTTTAAGAAGTTCATCAAGAAATGCCGATTTTATTTTGCTTGACGAGCCAACTGGGAACTTAGATAAAGAAAACTCAATCGCATTACTTGATTTGTTAGTTAAAATATCACAAAATAAGACTGTTTTAGTTGTAAGTCATAATTTAGAACTTGCAAAAAAATATGCTGATCAAATTATTTATGTAGAAAAAGAAAATATTCAATCAATAGAAAATAAAGATAAACCTCAACAAAATCTACAAGAATCTACGAATAATTTTTTAGCAAATTCTGAAAATAAAGTATATAGAAAACCATCTTTTTACCAAAAAGCAAAAGTTGCCTTACTTTTGTCATTTGCTGATTTTAGGTCGAAAATTACTACTTTTATTCTTGTTTTACTTTCATTTTTAGCAATGATTTTTGGTGTAGTTTTATTTGTTAACTTGAATATTTCCGCTAAAAATATTAATTTTGACAACGTTGTTCAATATAATTTAGACACCTTAAACGTAAGCGAAAAGGGGCTTTCTTCCTTAAATATTAATGAATTAGAAAAACTTAAAAAAGAAAACCCAAAAATAGAGAAAATAATACCAATATATACTCATTTACAATCATTTGAATTCAGTTATGATGATAAAAAAGTTTCAACAGGCCCAATTTTCCCCGTTGATGAGTCAGATTTTTTTAAAAATAGATTCGCTGACATTATTAAAAGCCAAAAATTTAATAATAATTTTATATCTAATCAAGACGAAGTTATTTTACCTGAGAAAATTATTAATCAACTTCAAATCACAAACCCAATAGGAAAAAAAATAAAAATTTCTTTTTCTAAGCATTTTGAAGAAGTAAAAATTGTTGGAGTAATTGAAGAAAAAAGTTTTGATCAACCTTTGTTGTCTTTAATCCATACAAATAAATTAAAGACAACATTTGAAAAGGGGTATAAAGAAAGATCCAAAAATTTTAATAGATTTGATATTTTGCCAGATAATTATTATTCTCTTGACTCTCGTACTTCAGGAACAAATGACAATACGACAATTATTGATCCGACTATTACCAAATCTTTTTATCAAAATTCAAGTCAGGTAAATTCAATAAATTTAACTAAAGGTAATTTACCTCAATCATTCGACGAAATTGCAGTTAGCTCTAATATTACTAGTAAAATTGGAAAACTAATAGAAATTAATACTACTTTTCGCAGTTGTTATATTTTTAAAGTTGTTGGTATTTTTGATGCCGATAAAACTACTAATAATGCTTCAGAAGAACCCGAGAATGTAGTAATTTTTAACAGTGAAATTGAAAATTTTTTCAGCCAAGTACAACCTAGTGAATTTTTAGTCTTTTTTAATCATGAAAATCTTTATAATAATATTCAGGATTTTTTAGATAAATATAGTAAATCTGGTGTCGAACGTTATTATTCCACCTCTGGAGGAATTGATGAACTAAGACATTCTTTATTTGCCTCTCAATTTACTTTGATTGCGATTATTTTTGCTTCAATTATAGTTCTTGGTATTACTTTATTGATTTTTATTAGCGTTTATGCTGTAAATCTTTCCAATTTTAAGAAAAAATCGATAGCAGTTTTAAAATCACTAGGCGGTAAAACGTTAGAAATTTTCATGTACCATTGATTAAATTTAATAATTATTAGTGTTTTTGTATTTTTTGTAGGTATAATTTTATCAACTTTGATTGTCCCGGAAATTTATAAAATAGTTCTGAATCAAAACTTATTTCAACCAGATTATTCGCAAATTATCGTAATTTTTCTTTTAACTTGGTTAATTAGTTTTGTTTCTATGTCTTTTATTTACCTATTAATTTCTTATAAAACATATCGAAAAGATGTCGCAACTTTATTGAGATAA